Proteins encoded within one genomic window of Streptomyces taklimakanensis:
- a CDS encoding PASTA domain-containing protein gives MSETAAQRLLRRDSRTAKVAAHESVALPTSGAEALLRALRSGEAVLALYHQGMTGHAALTADALILLGGISASRVTRVPKPLAILRPAHGIRDSVDVSVEGRRVGLWGSELDKEGDLLLRAGELVPDPLAEDPRTAAAAAGESALPTDGQKKALLEALGPDEAVRSFYHDGWNCAALTENGLVLLRGITRPVAVRVPGPLWILRRAHGASGTVEVLVHGRPHKLRGSKLDPKGKLLEAAGEPLPPDSPLRLGRGTRSSAWVGRHPVLVCTVVFAVFLAGLGAVADQGPGPGEKEGAEAVVARGQAEPTGTLTVPSYRGVPLTTAAARAHRHAWRTVSAADASSARRPVKITETGWRVCFQRPSHGETVHPSGMALTLYAVPEREECPRWPGGSSRVVMPDLVGERFGDASQVLGDLDLGRPLPLHAHTGKRLDGESRDPADWRVCRQRPEPDTEVSTTTGVDLWLIGPGNPCAEPSPTPTPKPEPKPKPKPEPRPRPSYGITTGGSTSGGSTGGGSSSGTGSTGGGSFGGSGGSTGARFGQYCSPVGATATTVDGRPAKCFMGKDGRARWGYGSG, from the coding sequence ATGTCCGAGACCGCCGCGCAGCGCCTCCTGCGGAGGGATTCGCGCACCGCGAAGGTGGCGGCCCACGAGTCCGTCGCGCTCCCGACCAGCGGGGCGGAGGCCCTGCTCCGCGCCCTCCGGTCCGGGGAGGCGGTGCTGGCCCTCTACCACCAGGGGATGACGGGTCATGCCGCGCTCACCGCGGACGCCCTGATCCTCCTGGGCGGGATTTCGGCGTCGCGGGTGACGCGGGTACCGAAGCCCCTGGCCATCCTGCGCCCCGCGCACGGCATCCGGGACAGTGTGGACGTGTCGGTGGAGGGGCGACGCGTCGGTCTGTGGGGCTCGGAGCTCGACAAGGAGGGCGACCTCCTCCTACGGGCCGGGGAACTGGTGCCCGATCCGCTGGCCGAGGACCCGCGCACCGCCGCGGCCGCGGCCGGTGAGAGCGCCCTCCCCACCGACGGCCAGAAGAAGGCGCTGCTGGAGGCGCTCGGGCCCGACGAGGCCGTCCGGTCCTTCTACCACGACGGTTGGAACTGCGCCGCGCTCACCGAGAACGGTCTGGTCCTCCTCCGGGGGATCACGAGGCCCGTGGCGGTCCGCGTCCCCGGGCCCCTGTGGATTCTCCGCCGCGCGCACGGCGCGTCCGGAACCGTCGAGGTCCTCGTCCACGGGAGACCGCACAAACTGCGCGGCTCGAAGCTCGACCCGAAGGGGAAGCTCCTCGAAGCCGCGGGAGAACCGTTGCCTCCCGACTCGCCTCTGCGCCTCGGTCGCGGAACCCGATCCTCCGCCTGGGTGGGTCGGCACCCCGTCCTCGTGTGCACGGTCGTGTTCGCGGTGTTCCTCGCCGGTCTGGGGGCGGTCGCCGACCAGGGTCCGGGTCCCGGCGAGAAGGAGGGAGCGGAGGCCGTGGTGGCGAGGGGCCAGGCGGAGCCCACCGGCACCTTGACCGTCCCCTCCTACCGGGGGGTTCCCCTCACCACGGCCGCTGCCAGGGCTCACCGTCATGCCTGGCGGACCGTGTCGGCGGCCGACGCCTCATCCGCCCGCCGACCGGTGAAGATCACCGAGACCGGCTGGCGGGTCTGCTTCCAGCGCCCCTCCCACGGTGAAACGGTCCATCCGTCCGGCATGGCGTTGACGCTGTACGCGGTTCCGGAGCGGGAGGAGTGCCCCAGGTGGCCGGGCGGCTCCAGCCGGGTCGTGATGCCGGACCTCGTCGGCGAGCGGTTCGGCGACGCCTCGCAGGTTCTCGGCGACCTCGATCTCGGCCGTCCGCTCCCCCTCCACGCGCACACCGGCAAGCGCCTGGACGGGGAGTCGCGGGATCCGGCCGACTGGCGGGTGTGCCGGCAGCGCCCGGAGCCGGACACCGAGGTGTCGACCACGACGGGGGTCGACCTGTGGCTGATCGGTCCCGGCAACCCCTGTGCCGAACCCAGCCCGACACCCACCCCGAAGCCGGAGCCGAAACCCAAACCGAAGCCGGAACCGCGTCCCCGGCCCTCGTACGGCATCACCACGGGAGGCAGTACCAGCGGGGGCAGTACCGGCGGGGGCTCGTCCAGCGGTACAGGCTCCACCGGCGGTGGCTCCTTTGGCGGTTCGGGAGGCAGCACCGGCGCCCGGTTCGGGCAGTACTGCTCTCCCGTGGGCGCCACCGCGACGACCGTCGACGGGCGGCCCGCGAAGTGCTTCATGGGCAAGGACGGCCGGGCCCGGTGGGGGTACGGCTCCGGATGA
- a CDS encoding RtcB family protein: protein MDVVLTEESPFRFRVERRGAMRVPGIVYATADLLPQASGDRALEQVAAVATLPGIVRASCAMPDIHWGYGFPIGGVAATDTEAGGVVSPGGVGFDISCGVRLLAADTDRDVLAPRLPRLMDVLGDTVPRGMGRGGLWRLSGRREMDELLAGGARYAVERGHGTPRDLEFCEDRGVLEDADPSDVGERAAERGARQVGSLGSGNHFLEVQAVERVYDAPVAEAFGLRPGRVCVMIHTGSRGLGHQVCTDHVRVMDRVSAHYGIDLPDRQLACAPVDSPEGRAYLRAMAAAANYGRANRQLLTEAVRRAFDTTAGAEVELVYDISHNMAKLETHEVDGVPRRLCVHRKGATRALPAGHPDLPEEPAGAGQPVLVPGTMGTASYVLVGKEGNDAFHSACHGAGRVWSRHQALRRVRGEQLRGDLEATGIAIRPATWRGLAEETPQAYKDVDAVVDATAGAGLARPVARLVPLGVVKG, encoded by the coding sequence GTGGACGTCGTCCTGACCGAAGAGAGCCCGTTCCGCTTCCGCGTCGAGCGGCGTGGCGCGATGCGCGTGCCCGGCATCGTGTACGCGACCGCCGACCTGCTGCCGCAGGCGTCCGGCGACCGGGCGCTGGAACAGGTCGCGGCCGTCGCCACCCTGCCCGGCATCGTCCGCGCCTCCTGCGCCATGCCCGACATCCACTGGGGCTACGGCTTCCCCATCGGCGGGGTGGCGGCCACCGACACCGAGGCGGGCGGCGTGGTCTCGCCCGGCGGGGTCGGCTTCGACATCTCCTGCGGGGTGCGGCTGCTCGCCGCCGACACCGACCGCGATGTACTCGCCCCCCGTCTGCCGCGCCTGATGGACGTCCTCGGCGACACCGTCCCACGCGGCATGGGACGCGGCGGACTGTGGCGGTTGTCCGGCCGCCGGGAGATGGACGAACTGCTGGCGGGCGGCGCCCGGTACGCCGTCGAACGCGGCCACGGCACACCCCGCGACCTGGAGTTCTGCGAGGACCGCGGCGTGCTGGAGGACGCCGACCCCTCCGACGTCGGGGAGCGGGCCGCGGAACGCGGAGCGCGGCAGGTGGGCAGTCTGGGCTCGGGCAACCACTTCCTGGAGGTCCAGGCCGTGGAGCGGGTGTACGACGCACCGGTCGCGGAGGCGTTCGGGCTGCGCCCCGGCCGGGTGTGCGTGATGATCCACACCGGCTCGCGCGGCCTGGGCCACCAGGTGTGCACCGACCACGTCCGCGTCATGGACCGGGTGTCGGCCCACTACGGCATCGACCTCCCCGACCGCCAACTGGCCTGCGCGCCCGTCGACTCCCCCGAGGGGCGGGCGTATCTGAGGGCGATGGCGGCGGCCGCCAACTACGGCCGCGCCAACCGGCAGTTGCTCACCGAAGCCGTGCGCCGCGCTTTCGACACGACGGCCGGGGCGGAGGTGGAGTTGGTCTACGACATCTCCCACAACATGGCCAAGCTGGAGACCCACGAGGTGGACGGCGTACCGCGCCGGCTGTGCGTCCACCGCAAGGGCGCCACCCGGGCGCTGCCGGCCGGCCACCCGGACCTGCCGGAGGAGCCGGCCGGGGCCGGGCAACCGGTGCTGGTCCCCGGCACCATGGGCACCGCCTCGTACGTCCTGGTGGGCAAAGAGGGGAACGACGCCTTCCACTCCGCCTGTCACGGCGCCGGACGGGTGTGGAGCCGCCACCAGGCGCTGCGCCGGGTACGTGGGGAGCAACTGCGCGGCGACCTGGAGGCCACGGGCATCGCCATCCGACCGGCCACCTGGCGCGGCCTGGCCGAGGAGACGCCCCAGGCGTACAAGGACGTCGACGCGGTCGTCGACGCCACCGCCGGCGCCGGCCTGGCCCGCCCGGTGGCCCGTCTGGTGCCGCTGGGCGTCGTCAAGGGCTGA
- a CDS encoding WhiB family transcriptional regulator → MPEQSNPANAFTPPTWWRFAVCRKADLRTFFPRHYDGPTALAAKQICTGCPVRTACLEEALRVERDTKSRRHGVFGGMLPEERHQEWRRRTRDRRKRARAVRGTP, encoded by the coding sequence ATGCCGGAGCAGTCTAACCCGGCGAACGCCTTCACCCCGCCCACGTGGTGGAGATTCGCAGTCTGCAGGAAAGCCGACCTGAGAACCTTCTTCCCCCGCCACTACGACGGGCCGACCGCGCTCGCCGCGAAGCAGATCTGTACCGGCTGCCCCGTGCGTACCGCGTGCCTGGAGGAGGCCCTGCGCGTCGAGCGCGACACCAAGAGCCGCCGTCACGGGGTCTTCGGCGGCATGCTCCCCGAGGAACGGCACCAGGAGTGGCGGCGCCGTACTCGCGACCGGAGGAAGCGTGCCCGCGCGGTGCGCGGCACCCCCTGA
- a CDS encoding helix-turn-helix transcriptional regulator codes for MPTPPPIRIASDDEVAEIVYTAEQFARLVGKSIKTIYHWRYTGYGPRGFRIGRSVHYFKRDIDAWLRQLSDADTEHGTGQPA; via the coding sequence ATGCCCACACCGCCCCCGATCAGGATCGCCTCGGACGACGAGGTCGCAGAGATCGTCTATACCGCCGAGCAGTTCGCGCGGCTCGTCGGCAAGTCGATCAAGACGATCTACCACTGGCGGTACACCGGCTACGGCCCGCGCGGCTTCAGGATCGGGCGCTCCGTCCACTACTTCAAGCGCGACATCGACGCGTGGCTCCGCCAACTGTCCGACGCCGACACCGAGCACGGCACCGGACAGCCGGCCTGA